The sequence GGGGCCCAATACTGTACAAAGCCAAATGGATTATGAAGTTATCAGTGTTctgttatttttctaaattgtaaGAAGCTCTGGTCAACACCAACTGTAATGGCTAAATTTTCATAAATTGATCCTGTTGGATTAATATATTTGCTGATTGATGAGATTCAAACTGCACTTATTTATTCTACATGTGAACTTTTATTTAAATAGATTCTATTTTGAATGAAGGGATTTGACTAGAAGATGTTAAAGTTTACTTTTAGTCAAAGTGACTTCATGATCatgcaattttattttctatatggTAGTTAATTTTACTGGGCTGTGCTTTTGACAACTGTTAGAACGCTAATTTAGTAACAGTAACATTTAGATAATAAACTCAAACATTAATCCTCCTATAGTTTATGAAACAACGGTCATTTATTGATTTGTTTGAGCTTCACAACCATTTTTGACAAAGTCTGGTCAGGTtaccccattctacagatgagataACTTAAGTTCGGAGAGATAAGTGAGTAGTATCCAAATTCACACACCGTGGTATAATTGAATAATAGAGCCCAGATCCCAACTATTTGTCTTCCCATGAACCTTATCCCAAGAACTTCCTATAAACTTTTTCCTTGAATTAGGCAGTACTAGAATACTTTATAGTTTTGTGGCAAAATAGTTAACTTGTAAAAACATAGAAACAGAAATTAAATCTCCAATTCAAAACAATGTGGTGAAATTGACATGAAAAAATGATATGCTGAGTCAGgaggaaaaacaaagtaaaactgccttcTGCCCCTCTTTTTAAACTGTTGCTTTATTCTGTTGTTCATTTAAGTATATAATTTTAATTGAACTATCTGTGGAGataaagtccctgggtgacataaATGGTTAAGAACTGGACTACTAGtgtaaaggttgacggtttgaacccacccaagaaGGCCTCTTAGGCCTGCCggggcaatggttaagtgattggctgcgaATCGGAAGTTCAGTGGTTCAGACCCAACAGCAGCCCTGCTGgagaagacttggcaatctgctcccataaagatcacagcctagaaaaccctgtggggagttctactctgtcctatagggtagctatgcgtcagaatcaactcaacagaagcgCCTCAAAATataaacctggcaatctgcttttgagaggtcacagccatcgaaaaccctatggaacagttctactctgcacacacggggtccaatgagtaggaattgactccagggcagctaacaaAGACAGCAACAACTTGCAGGAATATACTTCCACTACAAAATCTCAACATTTTACTGTCAGAAAACATTAAACAAGCAATCAAAAAATTAGCCAAACCAATTATATGAGGCTCTTGCAGAGAACTTTTATCTTCCACTTTTTAAATACTTATTTATCATCATAttaatctttcattttattttatgcctctctttaaaataattttaaggtaGTATATATTCCACTGCGAGGCAACGGTGGTTCACTGGCAGAATCTTCGCCGTCCGTGCAGGAGACTTGGATTCGATTTCCAACCAACGCATCTCACGCACATCTACCTactgtctctcagtggaggcttgcgtgttgctgtgatcctgaacaggtttcggtggtgCTTCTAGTCTAAGATGGGctaaggaaaaaggcctggctatctatttccaaaaattaacccatgaaaaccctatggatcgcaatggaATCAATCCCTCAACCAATCCTGGAGATGGCAcacaaccaggcagcattttgttctgctgtacatggggcctccatgagtcagacgtgactcaaaggcagctaacaagaacagcaTTTTTGACTAGTGACCACGGCTAAAGCTTTACATTTGGTTCTatgccaattaaaaaataaaaaacttgcaTCTTTAACAAATTTTCAGTTAGTAAGGATTCAGATATACATCTTTTCTAAAATTTAGCTGTATATTCCACTGGAATTTGGAAATGAGCAGTgcctagaatttttattttattttgattgacTGACTGAATGCATTCATTTCtattaatataaacatttaatataatGTCCCGAAGTACTTAAGGAAATAATCATGAgactaaacagaaaaaaatattcttattaAATAATAGATTGTCAATTTCTGAAACACTGCAGTCAGTTCAATTAAACATACTTTTTataatatgtgtattattgtCAATATTATTCATAAATCTTTCTGACATTGAACTAAAAATTATGTCTTTTCAGGTGACTGCTATGCATTTTAACTGCATTGGACCATGGAAAAGAGAAATAATGTCACTGTGTTTATTCTCTTGGGCCTTTCGCAAAACAAGAGCATTGAAATTCTCTGCTTtgtattattcttattttgttaCATTGCTATTTGGATGGGAAACTTGCTCACAATGATTTCTATCACATGCAGTCAGCTAAATGGCCaacccatgtatttcttccttaattacctctctctctctgacctttGCTACACATCCACAGTGACACCCAAACTGATGACTGACTTACTGGCAGAAAGAAAGACCATTTCCTATAATAATTGCATGGCACAACTTTTTATTATTCACTTTCTTGGAGCCATTGAGATCTTCATCCTTACAgggatggcctatgaccgctatgtagcCATCTGTAAGCCCCTGTACTACGCTGCCATCATGAGCAGGCAGAGGTGTAACACAATCGTCATAGCTTGTTGTACTGGGGGGTTTATACACTCAGCCAgtcagtttcttctcattatcTTCTTacccttctgtggccccaatgaGATAGATCACTACTTCTGTGATGTGTATCCTTTGCTGAAGCTGGCCTGCACTAATACACACATAATAGGTCTCTTAGTCATTGCTAATTCAGGTCTAATTGCTTTGGTGACTTTTGTTATCTTGTTGTTGTCTTATGTTCTGATATTATTTACCGTCAGCGCTTACCCTGCCCAAAGCCGTTACAAAGCTCTTTCGACTTGCAGTTCACACATAACAGTTGTAGTCCTGTTCTTTGTGCCTGTCCTCTTCATTTATATTAGACCAGCTGTAACCTTTCCAGAGGATAAAGTGTTTGCTCTTTTCTATACCATCATTGCTCCCATGTTCAACCCTCTGATATACACACTGAGAAATATGGATATGAAGAAAGCCATGAAGAAGATGTGGTACTATCAATTGTTTTTGCAAGAAAAGTAGCTTGCATGAAAACCATTTTGAATTCTACTTTAGAGATCAACACTTAGCCTTAACATTGATGTAGAATGATATACAATGTGTATACAAGAGTATGCAAAAGACAGATCAATATCTTGAGCTTTTCCCCAGAACTCTTCCTGTTTGGACaattttgatacatattttgtaTTGATTCTTACTCTATTCTCCTCACATACATTCAAGTTCTTCATACTTTGACATTTTATTTTGGCTGTAAAATTAAgcctcttctctccttctcttgATTTTTATGGTAGTGGTATACATcctataaaaaaacccaaacccacataGGATTGTTGTAAAGGTAAATGAACTAAAGCCCATCAACAGGTTCATGCCTGACATGGAGTACaagtttattaaatatttactattaTTCGTTGAGTTCGCAAAGCAAAGCAGAAGCAAACACTGTCTTTGAatgtagatgttaaaaaaaaaaggtggacactagatagacaaaagataagtggtaactttggagaaggaagaaaaaaataatgtcactgaactatgtTCCTGAACTATGAACCATGACTATGTGGGCTAATGAGTAGTTTCTGGTTGGTaaataaacaactaaaaaaaaaaaaaagacattgataaTGATAAAAGACTAGAACTGCAGAATGTTCAACACTGTTGTTAACAAATTAGCCTGATGAGCATATTATAAACCCTCCTCCCCCAAAAAGTTCTGCATCTCTAATTTTCCAGAAAAGTTACCTTAAAGGGAAATGCATAAAGCATATACacgcatagttttttttttttccccagagagcATGATAAAGACAGTACCTAGGTATGGATGGAGCTCATTTCCTAGCATAAGGATCAGGCTGTAATTTACTCCCCAGATTGtaggaaagggaaaagaaactCAAATTGTATATAAACACAGATTTCAGCCATCAAGGCTCATGTGGACTGGGTAGTGAATGGAAATAAAACAACATGctgtggagttagtttttgtttccAGAGTATTTATAATCTAATTGTGGAGTCATTCTGGTAACTTGGATCTAAAGGGACACTAACTGGTAAGTTGATTATGTGGAGATGTATAAATAATTATCTTTCATAAAATAAGCAATGCTGCGAGAGGAAATAAATGCACCTTTAGAATAAGTTCTTTACCTATAATTTTACTTAGCATTTGAGCCTAGAAATCTTCAGGAATAATTTATTGATACAATACAGAGTCCATATGGACCTGTGATTTGACTAGTCTTGGAAAACAAAATATTGCTACTGCTTTCAAATTTTTCTCTGTGGGTGACATCATTTCTTTGAGCTGGTTGTGTCACAAGTGACAATAGTTCCTACAATGGTacaaaatttgtatttttctctGCATAAATTGGTGAGGAATAGAAAGTGACACCCATCAGCAGCACTAATGGATGGTGCTGAGGGAAATGTCAAGTCGGGATGTTGAAATCATTCAAATTGTTGAAGATAGgactttgaactggtttgaaccGGTCCAGACGTGACTGAGGAAGTAAAACAGGAACagacacaaatttttaaaatttggctgATCGGAACGCAAaccggaatgggaaaaattatgggttgaagcctAGGAGCGGGACACTTGGAAAAGGCGGAAGGAGCTCTTTCAGAAGCCTGACGTGTGACATTGAAGAGTCACCGGGACTGTGGAGACGCACACACACTCAAAGCAGCTCGGtcggccgccatctttgagctgCGGCCACGGCTTTCCACTCAGCTGGTCAAGAGATTTGGTGAAAATGCTCTACgcacgctgcccttgttttctaagagggaaatTAAATTTTTAGCAGGGCTTCCACCTGTAATTTTTTCAGCTCTTGTTAGTGTTCTGGTTCACTCATATTTGAAAAATTCGCGTCCATTCCGGTGTTGCTTCATTGGCGGTAACTAAAACCGAGCTGCGCGGTTCAAAACCCTGGTTGAAGAATGACTGGACTGTCAAAAAGAGAGGACAGAAAAGACtataaaggaaaacacaaattgaTTCAAAATAAGTGCAGAAGAACATATGTGAGTaaccttttttttctctgttctcaTTATCCTGCATAAATAtgataacccagacccagtgccgtcgaatatGATATTTATTGAGAATATTTTTACTTCAGTCTTAAGAAACATTATGATTAGCAGCTAATTTTAAAGTAGGCTTTTTTTGTGAATTCTATAAATTTAGATATCTTTGGATTAAGAGAGCAGTAAATTCAGGGAGGAGTTGCGTACCTGTTGAACATGACGTACtccagaaaatgagggtgaaattgacagaattaaagaaaaataaaaaaagctattGCCCTAATTTTATTAGAGGACTACAcattataaataaaaaaggaatactCTGTTATAACTCTGTGAAGACTAACAGTAAAAATTGATCAAGAATATAAAGTGATTAGCGCtccaaaaaggacatcatggagGGGAGAAATCTAAGGGATCATTGAGATTAgttctttcattttacagataagaaatgtatgaaacaaaaataaacaagttcACAGAGCAAAACAGAAGCCAGGACTGGGTGTGAGTCCAGATCTCTTCTTTCCTACTTATTTTTCTTATATGGCAACTAGCTGGGGCTGCAAAATCACTCATGTTTGGGAGACTAAGAAATATATTGCTTCCTGTAGAAGTATGTGAACCGTACCTTTCTTACTTTCTAGAGCTGTTTATATATGTAAGAATCCTGAAGTATTCAGTCTGTGGTTTTTCACTGAGACTTTGACCTAActtatatttctttgttttcatttacaCATTTACATGTGAGTGGCTAAAATGAGGCAATGGTCAAAATTTAGGAGGTTCCCTGTTTTTGCCCAATAAGTTCAGTACGTGTGGACTTTGGGGTTAAGGGAGCCAGGTTTAATGTTAAaatcattttgttgtttttagtttttcactTTTGAgggacgaaaaaaaaaaaaaaaccattactgtcgagttgattcctactcagagcaatctcataggacacagtagaactgtcccatagggtttccaaggagtggctgatggtttcaaactgtcagctttttggttagtagccaagcccttaaccattgtggcaccagggaCAGTACAGTGAAGAGGTTACGAACTCAGGCTTTGTAGTCAGAAAACTCAGATTTTAAACCCTGGTTTGTTATGTACTAGTTGTGTTACTCTGTAGAAGTTCCTTAACCTCTATGAACTTTAAgtaatttatttatgtttgtgtGCATTAACCTTAACACAAATGCCATTGTCATTTGTACACTATTTTCTCATTTGCAGGCTCTTTCTCATCTGTTACCAAACTGGAGCCCTGGAACCAATGTCTGAATTATTTAGAGCAGGGCATGTTTTCCTAGGTTTCAGATAAAGAAAAACCCTTTTCAAAACAAATTAAGTGACTTGCAAAGATAGTATTTTAAGTTAGTGgctgattaaagaaatacaaccagggacCCCCTACACTATAAAGAATTGTTAGGTTTTTACTAGTACTATAAGACCGTTAAGCAGGTGTTCCTATGTCTGTGAGGAATTTGAATCAAGAAGGATTGCCAAGTAGGGGAACTGAGCATCAGCTGAATGTAGCCTTCTGAACCAAGACAACTAgagattcaagaaatatttttagcAAACCCATATAGTTTTAAAAGCATAAACGTGCCTACTTacgggaaatttttttttttcattcataaaCACAGACTGATTGATTAACTAGCTTGCCTGAGAACACCCCCCCAGTCTTATTTTCCTTAGAGGATTAGTTTCATTTAAGGCTCTTAATATgcttggggcgggggggaggggaggataaTGTGCATAGTTCAGGTGGGTTTTGAATCCCATATATGTTATTTCTGTATGAAAACTCTAAATACAATAAACCATTTTAAGGATAACTCACACCaggagtatattcaatattgttattttattcaaataagaaaaaaatagtctTTCTTATAGGCAAAGTATTACTCTAGTCTGGTTTTGTAATGATTAAAATCTATTTCTCAATAATTTTTCCTTAATACTATTTCTTACAATTCTGCTGAGGAAATTAAGGCCTTAGTCTTATAGTTCCATTACTATTACAATGTGATTATTTATTGTATGAATTGCAATGTTAACTTAATCAATAACAGGGAGAGTTGAAGAGAAGATTAAAGTAGGATTTGATTGAGAAGCCAGGTCTGAGACTACGACTGAAAAAGTATAATATAAAAGTAAGACAATTTCAGCACTACTGGTAAAGATTATTTATAGGATTTTTGACTTAAAATTATGACTGAATTTGATGAAACATATAGCTAGTGTCATTTTTTTCATCAATATCCACAATTCTAACAATCTAAGTTCATACCAGGTTTGGTCATATCCTACAACAATGTTTCTAGTTTATGTAACCGGGTACTATTGGTTTGATACCATTTTTGTTAATtgatggttttcactggctaatttttttcagaagtagaccctctggtctttcttcctagcctgtcttagtctggaagctcagctggaaacctgtccaccataggtgaccttgctggtttttgaataccagtggcatagcttctagcatcacagcaacacacaagcccccacagtatgacaatctgACATACTCATGGGACAATTGATGAGAGTCATACTACTCATATACTATTTTCCTTGACTTGCAATTAAAATCTACCGTTGTTGTAAGGAAGAGACTAGATAAATGGATTAAGAAACTTTGGActcaaaataatttcaaatttctcTGATATTTTATTGCCTCAGAGTCAAGCTTACTGAAGTGTTCTCACTAATATTTAGATAATAGTGTTTACCATTAATATCACTAGAATTTATAAGGCAGCTTTATATTCCATTATTGAATGTCACAAAgattatattttaaagataatgCAAGTTTTCCCATTTCACTCATATTCCAACAGACAAAATGATTGGCACCCAAGGTAAAAGCATATTATGGCATAATGCAAAGAGTAGAAGACAGGTCCCAACTTGTCATCTCCGTAGAAATCACATTTTCCTGATTAAGTAGTCATTATCTGGACAGTTCATGGATTCGGACGAAAGGATTGTATTGGACAAATATGGGAAAAGGAATATACCTCCTGGTTAGAAGGTTAAGAGCAGTTTGACTTGTTGAATATAATAAACTGCATTGAGGGTAAAACTTTAATATAACACTCTCTTCTACTTTTAAGGAATTTACTCCTGGGTTTGTTTGGTGGTCTCTTCATCTTTACTGTTTTCATTGATTTAACTGTAAGACTAAACActcttgtattttaaaatatcaacacATACTTCTCACTAAGCCACTAATGAAGCATATAAACAAGAAAGCAGATaacatcaaaatatttaaaaaacgttcacataaaaaacaaagattCTTTCGTTTTTAAATCTTTGTCTATAGATttatgtagattttatttttatgcttcCTCACTTGAAATGGATTTAAGGTAATGTATACTCCATTTATACTCCATTAGTAAGAAAGCTTAAACATCGCATTACCTTGTACACAATTAAAGTAATGCCTGTGtaatttatacttatttttgtagttttttagtCCAAGATGGTAAGAGTTATATTCTTCCCAAATATTATTATATATCGCATTAGGCTTTGGAAATAGATATTAcctaaaaataaaagtttaatgTTGTTGATTGATTAAGGACGTTCATGTCTACCCAGGTTTGGATGGATCACAATTTTCTGGAAGGTTTAATGGAAATCGTCTAGTATGTATTCACACAGAGTGTTGCTAGAGAGCCATTTTAATTGAACATTTGATTTTTAGTCTCAAAGACACTTAAAAGAAGACAACTATGCCAAGTCAGTTAATTGTCCCTTGAATAGAATATGATCATCACTCTTCTCGAGAAACACTTCTAAATACGGTCTTATGAATTATGTTATTTCAAATGATTTAAGTATTCTGTGTGCATTAAACCATGGGAAAAAATAATGTCACTGTATTTATTCTCTTGGGACTTTCTCAAAGCAAAAACATAGAAATCTTCTgctttgcattattttattttgttgcattGCTATTTGGATGGGAAACTTGTTCATAATGATTTCTATCATATGCAGTCAGCTAAATGACCaacccatgtatttcttccttaattacctctctctctctgacctttGCTACACATCCACAGTGACACCCAAACTGATGACTGACTTACTGGCAGAAAGAAAGACCATTTCTTATAATAGCTGCATGACACAGCTCTTTACCACACATTTCTTTGGAGGCATTGAGATCTTCATCCTCACAGGGATGGCTTATGACCGCTACGTGGCCATCTGTAAGCCCCTGCACTACGCTGCCATCATGAGCAGGCAGAGGTGTAACACAGTCATCATAGCTTGTTGTACTGGGGGGTTTATACACTTAGCCAGTCAGTTTCTTCTCACTATCTTCTTACCCTTTTGTGGCCCCAGTGAGATAGATCACTACTTCTGTGATGTGTATCCTTTGCTGAAACTGGCCTGCACACCATCATTGCTAATTCAGGCCTAATTTCTTTGGTGACTTTTGTTGTcttgatgttgtcttctttttttatattatacaCCCTCAGAGCATACTCTGCAGAGAGCCGCAGTAAAGCTCTTTCCACCTGCAGTTCTCACATAACAGTGGTGGTTCTGTTTTTTGCTCCGGCATTATTCATTTATATTAGACCAGCCGTAACTTTTCCAGAAGATAAAGTGTTTGCTCTTTTCTACACCGTCATTGTTCCCATGTTCAACCCTCTGATCTACACACTGAGAAACATGGAGATGAAGAATGCCATGAGGAAAGTTTGGTGCCGTCAAACGCTCTTGGAAGGAAAGTAACTTTTCGGAACCGTTTCTGCTTTTCAGTCTTTGGTCCCCTGGAACCACAGCTGTGAATAAGATCCATTCCCATCGTCTGTCCTGACTCACTGTTTGGAGATAGAAATCAGAAAACAGAAGACacatcctctctgtgtttttatTCTGTATGACACATTATCAGTAAACTgggcattattattttttatactttccctggtggctcagtgcttaagagcttggctgctaaccaaatggttggcagtttaaatccatcaaccattccttggaaaccctatggggcagttctgctctgttgtataggatcgctatgagttggaatcaactcgattggcaacagatttttttttttcctaccctttGGCTATCTTACTTAATCTTTAAAGTAGTGCTTGTATGATACGAAATAACCAGTTTCTTAAAGATAGAGGATTATATCACCTATTTGACCTTGTAGTGAAAGGGAAACAGATTATGTAATTTTTTATGTCTGAAATGCtgtaaataaaacaatttttaaaacattttactgAATGACAAACATAGAAAATTGCACATATCGTGTGTGCTCACCTCATTAATTTTCACAAGCTGTGTACTATCATGTAATTAGCACCCAGATCAGGAACCAAAAATTACCAGTGAGAAGACCTTCCCATCCCCCTTTGTAAGCACTATATCCCAAAGATAACCACTCCCATTATCTCTTAAGATCATAGTTTAgttttatctgtttttgtacTTTTTGTCAAAGGAATGATGCAGATTGTACTCTTCAGTGTCTGACTTCTTGTGGTAAGTTTTATGAGACTGACTCTTGATGTTGTGTgtattttctgattattttcaTTGATGTACAGTATCTCGTATGAATATATGacagtttattcattttcttaatgctATATGTGACTAGTGCTGCTGTGAAAATGTTGAAAAAAAGCCTTTGGTGAATATATGTCTTCTATGGCTATGTTAAGCGTGTTTCATTTGTAATTAACACTTAAAAATTTAAGACAGTGATTGTGTCCTAGTGTTAATACCCTTCTCTAATATATTACtgacacaaaataaaagatatataaaaggaaaaagagttaTCAGTAGGAAGAATGGAAAAAAGGCTTAGAAATATGAGAAACTTCTGATATTTCTAGGATCAGTGTGATTGGGTATGGCATATGCTGATTAATTTCAACCACCCTGTCAAACACAGAAGAGTACTCAGAAATAAAaggaggtggggggaggaaggGTCTAAGAAAGGTAGTTTATACAACTGAGCTCAGAAAAAATTCCCATGGATAGGTCGTCAGATTACATTAGCAAAATTAACACATAGGAAATCACCGTTGAGAAATATTATCAAATGGGATCCTTAGTATAGCATATGGAGTTGCTTGGCATATTAAGTAAAATGGGGAAAGGTCTACATTAGGgttttgagaaggaaaaaaaaaaatgtacttcagGGCCTCCAAATAAAAGTTCAAatgaaaccaaaccattgccctcgagttgattgtgattcttagtgaccctataggacagagcagaactaccccaaagggtttccaaggagcagatgatggatttgaactgccgaccttttggttagcagcctgagctcttaaagactggatcaccagggctccaaataaagaCAGTGAGTCCAGGTAAAGAAGAGACTTTATGAGTTCAGGCTAACACTCGATTTTTACACATaggcacatgcatacacacacacacacacacacacacacatcgtaGAGAAAGGGATCTTTCCTGGGGCTTTTATTCCTGTCATAATTGCAGGATTAAACATGCTCGTATGGATA comes from Elephas maximus indicus isolate mEleMax1 chromosome 7, mEleMax1 primary haplotype, whole genome shotgun sequence and encodes:
- the LOC126080378 gene encoding olfactory receptor 4P4-like gives rise to the protein MEKRNNVTVFILLGLSQNKSIEILCFVLFLFCYIAIWMGNLLTMISITCSQLNGQPMYFFLNYLSLSDLCYTSTVTPKLMTDLLAERKTISYNNCMAQLFIIHFLGAIEIFILTGMAYDRYVAICKPLYYAAIMSRQRCNTIVIACCTGGFIHSASQFLLIIFLPFCGPNEIDHYFCDVYPLLKLACTNTHIIGLLVIANSGLIALVTFVILLLSYVLILFTVSAYPAQSRYKALSTCSSHITVVVLFFVPVLFIYIRPAVTFPEDKVFALFYTIIAPMFNPLIYTLRNMDMKKAMKKMWYYQLFLQEK
- the LOC126080379 gene encoding LOW QUALITY PROTEIN: olfactory receptor 4P4-like (The sequence of the model RefSeq protein was modified relative to this genomic sequence to represent the inferred CDS: inserted 2 bases in 2 codons), translating into MGKNNVTVFILLGLSQSKNIEIFCFALFXFCCIAIWMGNLFIMISIICSQLNDQPMYFFLNYLSLSDLCYTSTVTPKLMTDLLAERKTISYNSCMTQLFTTHFFGGIEIFILTGMAYDRYVAICKPLHYAAIMSRQRCNTVIIACCTGGFIHLASQFLLTIFLPFCGPSEIDHYFCDVYPLLKLACTXIIANSGLISLVTFVVLMLSSFFILYTLRAYSAESRSKALSTCSSHITVVVLFFAPALFIYIRPAVTFPEDKVFALFYTVIVPMFNPLIYTLRNMEMKNAMRKVWCRQTLLEGK